The Aquincola tertiaricarbonis genomic sequence AGCCGGCGCTGCCGATGGGCGTGACGTAGACGAAGCCGATCTTCAGCGGGGCCGTGGCGGGTTGGGCGGTGGCGCCGGTGGCGCCGGTGGCGGCCAACAGGCTGCAGGCGGTCGCGGCGATGAGCAGGGAGGAAGCGCGCCGGGCACGCTGCGCTGGGCGAAGGGATGAAAGCTGCGCCGGGCGCAGCAACGCCCGAGCGAGGTTTTTGAACATGGTTGTCCTCGACATGGCCACAAAATGAAGAAAGCCAGCCGGGCGGTGGCACGCCCAGCTGGCCGAAGCCCGGCATTTTAAGGAACACCGCCATGCACACCGCCATCTGGATCATCGCCGCCGTGCTGCTGGGCCTGTGGTCGCTGACGGCCTGGGGCCTGCATGCCCTGCTCCTGCACGGCGCCGGCTGGGCGCAGGACGCGCGGCCCCTGATCGAACAGGTGCCCTACCCCGAGGTCATCGAGCAGTGGATCCCCGGCTGGCAACGCCTGCTGGGGCTGGCGCTGGACATGGCGCAGGCCGCCATCGGCTGGATCGGCGATTCGGCCGGCCTGGTGGCCTGGCTCACCTGGGGCGCGGGCGCGCTGCTGATCGCCGGCACCGCGGGCGTGATGAGCCTGATCGTGGTGCTGCTGCGGCCCAAGGCGAGCCACGGGGGCCGCACGCCCGCTGGTGCCTGAGGCTGGTGTGCTGCGGGCGACAGCGACAGCGGTTGGATTCGGCTGCGTGCCTTGGCCCCAGGTTCTGTTTTTGTTCGGCCGCCGTACGGTGGGCGGGGTTCGGCGGGGCTCATGCTGGGGCGGTCGGCTTCGCCGACTCCGCTGCGGTGCTCGCAGCGAGGTCGCGCGGCAGTTGTCCGAGCGCAGTGAGCGTCAGCGAACGTAGCGAGTTCTGCCGCGGGCCGCCCACCCGAGTAGCGCATCGGGATAGGGGCGGCCCCAGTGGGGCCGACCCCTCCCACACCACCCGGCATGCGGGTCCGCACCGGGCGGTTCGGGACGTTGAGGTGGGCGGCTTGGGAGGATCAGGTCATGCCAAGCGCGGCACGCCCAGCCGGTCGAAGTAGGCGATGGTCAGGACGTTGTTCAAACAGTGGTGGCTGCCTCGCCACCAGCGACCGGTGTGTGCCGCCGCAGCCGCAGCCTGTGGGTGAGTCGCGCCCAGCCGCCGCATTTCGCGGTACACGGTAGCGACGTTCTTCCACTGCTTGAACTGGATGGCACGCAACCGGTGCCGCAGCCATTGGTCCATGGCCGCAAACACCCGCGGGGTCTGCGCCAGCCGGAAGTACGCCTTCCAGCCCTGCAGATATTCCCTCAAGCCCTGCGCCACATGCTCCAGGCTGCAGCCGCTGTGCCGCCGCGTGAGTCCGCGCAGATGCTGACGCAGCTGCGCCAGTACCGGCCGGGCCACCCCGATGCGCACACCGTCATCCACCCGCCGGCCTCGCTCGGTCGGGTCTTGCCACAGGCAGTAGCCCAGGAACTTGCGTCCCCAGACTTCGCCCACGGCCGTCTTGGCCTCGTTGACCTTCAGTGCCAGCCGCGCGTAGTGCTTGCGCAGCCCTTGCAGTACCCGCTCGCCAGCCTTTCGGCTCTTGACGTAGACATTGCAGTCGTCGGCATAACGCACGAACCGATGGCCCCTGCGTTCCAGCTCTCGATCCACTTCGTCCAGCAGCACGTTGGCCAGCAACGGGCTCAGTGGCCCGCCTTGCGGCGTGCCCTGCGTCCGCGGGCTGACCACCCCCGCTACCATCGTCGGTGCCTGCAGATACCGCCGGATGAGCCGCAGCACCCGCTTGTCCGCAACGTGCAGACTCAGCCTGTGCATCACGATGTCGTGATCGACCCGGTCGAAGAACTTCTCCAGGTCCACATCCACCACGACGTCGTAGCCTTCCTGCACGTACCGCTTGGCCTCGACCACCGCCCCATGCGCGCTGCGCCCCGGCCTGAAGCCGTGGCTGTGCTCGCTGAAGCAGGGGTCGATCAGCGGCTGCAGTACCTGCAGCAGCGCCTGCTGGATCAACCTGTCGACCACGGTCGGTATGCCCAGTTCGCGCTCACCACCGCCCGGCTTCGGGATGCTCACCCGCCGTACCGCGCTGGGGCGGTAACTGCCGTCGAGCACGCTCTGCCGGATGGCGGGCCACGCGCCCTGCAGCCACACCGCCGTGTCCTGCACCGTGCGTCCATCGACGCCAGCGCCTCCCTTGTTGGCCTTGATGCGTTTCCACGCCGCGGCCATGTTCGCTCTGGCCAGCGCCTGCCCCAGCAGGTCGTCGGCCCCCGGGCCCGTCAGATCGCAGCGCGCCGGCCGTGCTTCATCGCTGCGCGCGCTCGCCGCGGCTTCACCGCCACTCGCCCCGCGCCGCCGTGCCCGGCCTGTCGGCCTCGCACACGTCTGATGCCTTGCACTTCCAAGCGCCACGCCTTGCAGCCCTCCGTCTCGTTCAGCCCTTCACCGCGCTCACCGCGCCGCTACTACGGCATCTGCTGACTTCTCGCTCCGGCATAGGCCGTCGCCCTTTCAGGCACGAGGCGAGATCTCCCCAGGTAAGAACACGATCCTTCGACCGCACAACCGCCGCATCTACGCCGCTTCGCCTTGACCACCAAGGCTTCGCCGTTCCCTGCCGGCTCGCCTCGCTCCACGGCGCCTCCTATGCGGTTCTTGTTCATCGGCTCGCGGCCATCGCTACATGCTTCCTCCCCACGCTCGGTCACCCTCACGCAGTTGCACTTCACTTCGCTCACGGTGGTCCGCTCGCGCGAGGACTTTCACCTCGAAGATCGTGCCCATGCTGGGCACACAGGGCAGTCCGCGCTGTGCGCGGACCGCGGAAGCTAAGGCCCCGGGCCCGCCCGCACGGCCCGGAGCAAACCAGCACACAACCCACCCAGGGTGTTTTCAGTTCACACCCAAGGCCAACATCAACCCGCGTCCGCAAACACCCGATCCAGCTTCTCCACCCACGCGGACTTGGCCTCGTCAGAAGCAAAGCTCGCCTCGATGCTGTTCAACGCCAATTGGTACGCATGGCGCGGCCCCAGTTGCGGCAGCCCGTTGAACACCGCGTCGAAGTTCTCGTTCATGTAGCCGCCGAAGTAGGCCGGGTCGTCGGAGTTGACCGTGACCTTCAGGCCGGCTTCCAGCAGCGCGCCGATGTTGTGCTGGTCCATGCTGCTGAACACGCACAGCTTGATGTTGGACAGCGGGCACACCGTCAGCGGCACTTGTTCGGCGGCCAGGCGCTCCACCAGCGCGGGCTTTTCCACGCAGCGCACGCCGTGGTCGATGCGCTCCACCTTCAGAAGGTCCAGCGCCGTCTCGATGTACTCGGCCGGGCCTTCTTCGCCCGCGTGCGCCACCAGGTGCAGGCCCAGCTCGCGGCAGCGCGCGAACACGCGCGCGAACTTCTCGGGCGGGTGGCCGCGCTCGCTGCTGTCCAGGCCCACGCCGATGAACTGGTCGCGGTAGGGCAGCGCCTCTTCCAGCGTGGCCAGGGCGGCCTCTTCGCTCAAGTGCCGCAGGAAGCACAGGATCAGCGCGCTGCTCAAGCCCAGCTCGCGCTGCGCGGTTTCGCTGGCGCGGGTCAGGCCATCGATGACGGTCTTGAACGGCACGCCGCGGTCGGTGTGCGTCTGCGGGTCGAAGAACAGCTCGGCATGCACCACGTTGTCGGCCGCGGCCTTGCGGAAGTAGGCCATCGCCATGTCGAAGAAGTCTTCCTCCTTCAGCAGCACGCTGGCACCGGCGTAGTAGATGTCGAGGAAGCTCTGCAGGTCGGTGAAGGCATAGGCGTCGCGCAGCGCTTCCACGCTGGGGTAGGCCAGGGCCACGCCGTTGCGCTGGGCCAGCGCGAAGATCAGCTCGGGCTCCAGCGAGCCTTCGATGTGGATGTGCAGCTCGCACTTGGGCATGTCGCGCAGCAGCCGGGGCAGCTCGTCGCGGCCGATCTTGTCGAGGCGGGAAGCCAGTTCGAGGGGCATGGGAGTCTCCTGGTCCTTCAGCAGATGCCGAAGGTGATGCCGCGTTCCTTCAGGTAGCGGCGGTAGGCGGTGGAAGCGCGGTCGGCCGCGCAGTGCAGCTCGGTCACGGGCGCTTCGGGCGTGATGGGCAGCAGGCGCGGGCGCTGTGATTCGAGCACAGGCTTGTCCTGCATGAAGATGGTGTGCTGGAAGCCCTGCAAGTGTTCGTCGGTGGAGGTCCAGTCCAGCATCGCCAGGCGGATCCACACGCGGCTGCACTCGGGCGACAGCGGGCAGACGAACATTGCGATCGATTCGCGGAAGCCCTGCACCTTGACCGTGGCCGCATCGGGCACCTTGGTGAGGATGGCGGTGTAGGGCGCGTTCACCTCGTAGGTGTAGTCCACCAGCGCGCCGGTGGCCGCCTGCACGCTGCTTTGCGGCTGCCAGGCGCGGCATTCAGTGGCGATGAAGCCGTGCTCGGTGGCGGTGACGCGGTAGGGCTCGATGGCGGTGTGCTCGCGCGCGCCCAGCCAGCCTTCGTGCACATAGCCGAAGTGGGCCATGTCCAGGAAGTTCTCGACGATGCGCGGCGCACTCGTCTCCACGTCGTACGGGCCGCAGTTCACCTTGCGCAGCTGGTCATCGGCCTCGGCCGCGAAATCGGGCAGCGGCGGCTCGGCCTCGGCGCCATCGGCCGGCAGCAAGGCCACCCACACCAGGCCATACGCCTCGCGGGCGCGGTAGCGGCGGGCGCGGTGGCCTTCGGGCGGCTGCCAGTCGGGCACCGCCGGCACATGGGTGCAGCGGCCACCGGGCTCGAACTGCCAGCCGTGGTAGGCGCACTCCAGCCGGTTGCCTTCGATGCGGCCCAGCGACAGCGAGGCGCCGCGGTGCGGGCAACGGTCGTCGAAGGCCTGCACCTGGCCGGCATCGTCGCGCCAGATCGCCAGGTCGGTGCCCAGCAGATGGGCCTGCACCGGGCAGCGGCGGCCGTCGGCGCGGGCCTGGTCCAGCGCGCTGGCCAGCAGCACGGGGTGGTAGTGGTGGTGTTCGATCATGGGTGGCGAAACGGCTGCCGCGCGAAGAATGGAAAAGGCCGCCCGCCGCCTTGCGGCGCCCGGGCGGCCCATTGCCGGGGGCTTACTTGCCCGACGGAATCTTGCCTTCCACGCCCTTGACGTAGAAGTCGATCTTGTCCTTCCAGTCCTGGTCGGCCTTGGCGCCGGCGGCCAGGCGTTCCTTGCCCGACGCATCGACCACTGGGCCGGTGAACACCTCGAAATCGCCGGCCTTCATCTTGACCTTGATCTCGTCGATCTTCTTGCGGGTGTCTTCCGGCACCACGTCGGCGATCTTGATCAGGTCGTTCTGGCCTTCCTTGACGCCCCAGACGGTGCGCTCGGTCTTCCAGGTGCCGTCCATCACTTCCTTGATGGCCTTCTTGTAGTAGCCGCCCCACAGCGCCACGGCCGAGCCCAGGTGGGCCTTGGGCGCGAAGGCGCTCATGTCGCTGTCCCAGCCGAAGGCGTACTTGCCGTTCTTCTCGGCGGTCTGCAGCACGGCCGAGGAGTCGGTGTTCTGCAGCAGCACGTCGGCGCCGCCGTTGATCAGGCTTTGCGCGGCTTCGCCTTCCTTCGGCGGGTCGAACCAGGTGCTGACCCAGACCACCTTGGTCTTGATCTTCGGGTTCACGCTCTGCGCGCCCAGGGTGTAGGCGTTGATGTTGCGCAGCACCTCGGGAATGGGGAAGGAGCCGACGAAGCCGATGGTGCCCGTCTTGCTCATCGTGCCCGCGATGATGCCGGCCAGGTAGGCGTCCTCGAAGAACTTGGCATCGTAGATGCGCATGTTCGGCGCGGTCTTGTAGCCGGTGGCGTGCTCGAACTTGACGTCCGGGAACTCGGAGGCCACCTTCAGCATGGGCTCCATGTAACCGAAGGACGTGGCGAAGATGATCTTGTTGCCCTGGGTGGCCAGGTCGCGGATCACGCGCTCGGCGTCGGCGCCTTCGGGCACCTTCTCGACGAAGGTGGTCTTGACCTTGTCGCCGAACTCGGCCTCGACTTCCTTGCGGCCCTGGTCATGGGCGAACGTCCAGCCGGCGTCGCCCACGGGGCCGACGTACACCCAGGCGGCCTTCAGCGGCTCGGGTGCGGCGGCGGCAGCAGGCGCCGAGGCGGGCTCGGGGGAAGCGGCCGGCGCGGCCGGTTCTTCCTTCTTGCCGCAACCCACCAGCGCGGCCGCGGCCACGGACGACAGCGCAGCCCACTTCAGCAGGTTGCGCTTGCTCATAACAGTCATGTTGGCTCCTCGGAGGAATCAGGAAACACGTGGAAACGCCGATGTTAGGCGCCCGGATGGAACGGCTTGCCGAGCGAGGCCGGCATGTTGATGCGGATCCACAGCGGGTTGCGCGAGATCAGGGCCAGCACGACGATGGTGGCCAGGTAGGGCAGCATCGACAGCAGCTGGCTGGAGACCTCGACGCCGGCGCCCTGCAGCGCAAACTGCAGCATGGTGACGCCGCCGAACAGGTAAGCGCCAAGCAAGACCCGCGCCGGCCGCCAGGTGGCGAAGGTGGTGAGCGCCAGCGCGATCCAGCCGCGGCCGGCCACCAGGCCCTCCACCCACAACGGCGCGTACACCACCGACAGGAAGGCGCCGGCCACGCCGCACAGCGCGCCACCGGCCAGCACCGCGCCGAAGCGGATCAGCCGCACCGGGTAGCCCAGCGCATGCGCCGACTCGGGCGATTCACCCACCGCGCGCAGCACCAGGCCGGCACGGCTGCGGTAGAGGAACCACGACATCGCCAGCACCAGCGCGATGGCCACGTACACCATCCAGTGCTGCTTGAAGAAGGCGGGGCCGATGAAGGGGATGTCGGCCAGGCCCGGCACCTCGAAGGGCACGCGGTCTTCCAGCTTCTTGCCGACGAAGCTCACGCCCACGAAGGCCGAGAAGCCGCCGCCGAACAGGCTGAGCGCCAGGCCGGTGGCGTACTGGTTGGTGTTGAGGCCGATGACCAGCAGCGCGAACACCGCCGCCATCAGCGCCCCGGCGCCGGCACCGGCCGCGAAGGCCAGCACGTCGCTGCCGGTGGCCAGCGCGGTGGCGAAGCCGGCGATGGCGGCCACCAGCATCATGCCTTCGGCACCCAGGTTCAGCACGCCGGCCTTTTCGTTGAGCAGCAGGCCGAGGCCGGCCACCGCCAGCGGCGTGCCCGAGGCCAGCGTGGCCGCGATCAGCAGGGCGATCTCGTTCACGACTGCACCTCCTTCAGTTGCGCGGCGGCAGGGGCGGCCGTGGGGGCCACGGCGCGCGGCGCCGAGCGCCACTTGACGCGGTAGGTGATCAGCGTGTCGCAGGCCAGCAGCAGGAACAGCAGCGAGCCCTGGAACACGCCGGTGAGCGCATTGGGCAGGCCCAGGCGCGACTGGCCCAGCTCACCGCCGATCAGCATCATCGACAGCAGCACGCTGGACAGCACGATGCCCACCGGGTGCAGCCGGCCCACGAAGCACACGATGATGGCGGTGAAGCCGTAGCCGGTGGACACGTGCGGCGTCAGCTGGCGCAGCGGGCCGGCGGCTTCCATCGCGCCGGCCAGGCCGGCCATGCCGCCGGAGATCAGCAGCGCCGTCCACAGCGACTTGCGGGCCGAAAAGCCCGCGTAGCGCGCCGCCGCCGGCGCCAGGCCGCCCACCTGCAGCTGGTAGCCGCGGTACAGCCGGAACAGGAAGACCCAGAACACCGCCACCATCACCAGCGCGACGACGATGCCCCAGTGCAACCGGGTGCCGGGCAGCAGCTGCGGCAGCCAGGTGCTGGCATCGAAGGTCTTGGTCTGCGGGAAGTTGAAGCCCATCGGGTCTTTCCAGGGCCCGAACACCAGGAAGTTGAGGAACTGCTGGGCCACGTACACCAGCATCAGGCTCACCAGGATCTCGCTGGCGTTGAAGCGGTCGCGCAGCACGGCCGTGACCGCCGCCCAGGCCGCGCCGCCCACCACGCCGGCCAGCAGCACCAGCGGCGAGTAGAGCCCGCGGGCGCCGGTGATGCCCTGGCTGGTGAGCCACAGCGCCACGCCGCCGCCGGTGATGGCGCCCAGCAGGAACTGGCCTTCGGCGCCGATGTTCCACACGTTGGCCCGGTAGCACACCGCCAGGCCCAGCGCGCACAGCATCAGCGGCGTGGCCTTGAGCAGCACCTCGGCGGTGGCGCGCAGGCCGTTCAGCGGCTCGACGAAGAAGATGGACAGGCCGCGCACCGGGTCCTTGCCCAGCGCGATGAAGAGCAGGCTGGCCAGCACCACCGTAAGCGCCAGCGCGATCAGCGGCGAGCCGAGCGACATCACCTTGGAAGGCTGAGGGCGCGCCTCAAGCTTGAGCATGTTCCACCTCCGCAGCCGGCCGCGCCGCCGCACCGGGCCACAGGCCCGACATCCATTCCCCGATCGTCTCGATCGTCGCTTCGGCCACCGGCACGCTGGGCGACAGCCGCCCCTGCGCGATGACCACCAGCCGGTCGCTCACCTCGAACAGCTCGTCCAGCTCTTCGCTGACCACCAGCAGCGCGCAGCCCTCGTCGCGCAGCTTCAGCAGCGCGGCACGGATCTGCGCCGCGGCACCCACGTCCACGCCCCAGGTGGGCTGCGAGACGATGAACACCTTGGGCTTGGCATCGATCTCGCGGCCGACGATGAACTTCTGCAGGTTGCCGCCCGACAGCGACTTGGCCGCCGCGCCCGGGCCGCCGGCCTTGACGTTGTAACGGTTGATCAGGTCGGCCGCCAGCTGCTGCACGCGGCCCACCTTGATCCAGCCGCTGGCGCCCACCGCCTCGGTGCGGGTGAGCAGCGTGTTCTGCGCCAGGCTGAGCGTGGGCACCGCGCCGCGGCCCAGCCGCTCTTCCGGCACGAAGTGCAGGCCCAGCGCCCGCCGCCGCGCCGGGCTGGCGCCGGCGATGTCCTGCCCGAAAAGGGTGATGGCACCGCTGGCGGCGCGGCGGTCTTCACCGCTCAGCGCGGCCATCAGCTCCTGCTGGCCGTTGCCCGAGACGCCGGCCACGCCGACGATCTCGCCCGCGCGCACATCCAGCGCGATGTCGGCCAGCGTAGTGCCGAAGGGCGACTGCTTGGCCAGCGACAGGTTCTTCAGCGCCAGCGCCACCGCGCCAGGCGTGGACTGCACATGCTTGAGCTGCGGCGGCTCGGCGCCGATCATCAGCCGCGACAGGCCGGCGTTGGTCTCGGTGGACGGATCCACCTCGCCCGTCACCTTGCCGCCGCGCAGCACGGTGCAGTGGTGGCACAGCGCGCGGATCTCGTCGAGCTTGTGGCTGATGTAGAGGATGCTGCAGCCATCGGCCGACAGCTTGCGCAGCGTGACGAACAGCTTTTGCACCGCCTGCGGCGTGAGCACCGAGGTGGGCTCGTCCAGGATCAGCAGCTTGGGGTCGGTGAGCAGAGCGCGCACGATCTCGACGCGCTGGCGTTCACCCACCGACAGGCTGTGCACCGGCCGCAGCGGGTCGACCTCCAGGCCGTAGGCCTGCGACACCTGGCGGATGCGGCCGGTCACCTCGGCCAGCGTCATGCTCTTGTCCAGGCCCAGCCACACGTTCTCGGCGGCGGTGAGGGTGTCGAACAGCGAGAAGTGTTGGAACACCATGCTGATGCCCAGCGCCCGCGCTTCCTGCGGGTTGCGGATGTTCACCGGCTGGCCGTTCCAGCGCACCTCGCCCTCATCCGGGCGCACCGCGCCGTAGATGATCTTCATCAGGGTGCTCTTGCCGGCGCCGTTTTCGCCCAGCACGGCATGGATTTCACCCGGCTTGACGCGCAGGCTGACGTTGTCGTTGGCCTTGACGGCCGGGTACTGCTTGCTGATGCGGACCAGCTCCAGCCTCAGCATGCCGCCCCCCTCCGGTGTTCGTTCATTCATTCACTCGCTGCCGATGGTGATGTACTTGAAAAGGAAAATACACCCGATGACCCAGACCATCCAATGCACGCCGCGCCCGCGGCCGGTGAGCAATTTCAACACCGCGTAGGTGATGAAACCGAAAGCCAGCCCG encodes the following:
- a CDS encoding adenosine deaminase, yielding MPLELASRLDKIGRDELPRLLRDMPKCELHIHIEGSLEPELIFALAQRNGVALAYPSVEALRDAYAFTDLQSFLDIYYAGASVLLKEEDFFDMAMAYFRKAAADNVVHAELFFDPQTHTDRGVPFKTVIDGLTRASETAQRELGLSSALILCFLRHLSEEAALATLEEALPYRDQFIGVGLDSSERGHPPEKFARVFARCRELGLHLVAHAGEEGPAEYIETALDLLKVERIDHGVRCVEKPALVERLAAEQVPLTVCPLSNIKLCVFSSMDQHNIGALLEAGLKVTVNSDDPAYFGGYMNENFDAVFNGLPQLGPRHAYQLALNSIEASFASDEAKSAWVEKLDRVFADAG
- a CDS encoding aromatic ring-hydroxylating oxygenase subunit alpha, which codes for MIEHHHYHPVLLASALDQARADGRRCPVQAHLLGTDLAIWRDDAGQVQAFDDRCPHRGASLSLGRIEGNRLECAYHGWQFEPGGRCTHVPAVPDWQPPEGHRARRYRAREAYGLVWVALLPADGAEAEPPLPDFAAEADDQLRKVNCGPYDVETSAPRIVENFLDMAHFGYVHEGWLGAREHTAIEPYRVTATEHGFIATECRAWQPQSSVQAATGALVDYTYEVNAPYTAILTKVPDAATVKVQGFRESIAMFVCPLSPECSRVWIRLAMLDWTSTDEHLQGFQHTIFMQDKPVLESQRPRLLPITPEAPVTELHCAADRASTAYRRYLKERGITFGIC
- a CDS encoding ABC transporter ATP-binding protein, with amino-acid sequence MLRLELVRISKQYPAVKANDNVSLRVKPGEIHAVLGENGAGKSTLMKIIYGAVRPDEGEVRWNGQPVNIRNPQEARALGISMVFQHFSLFDTLTAAENVWLGLDKSMTLAEVTGRIRQVSQAYGLEVDPLRPVHSLSVGERQRVEIVRALLTDPKLLILDEPTSVLTPQAVQKLFVTLRKLSADGCSILYISHKLDEIRALCHHCTVLRGGKVTGEVDPSTETNAGLSRLMIGAEPPQLKHVQSTPGAVALALKNLSLAKQSPFGTTLADIALDVRAGEIVGVAGVSGNGQQELMAALSGEDRRAASGAITLFGQDIAGASPARRRALGLHFVPEERLGRGAVPTLSLAQNTLLTRTEAVGASGWIKVGRVQQLAADLINRYNVKAGGPGAAAKSLSGGNLQKFIVGREIDAKPKVFIVSQPTWGVDVGAAAQIRAALLKLRDEGCALLVVSEELDELFEVSDRLVVIAQGRLSPSVPVAEATIETIGEWMSGLWPGAAARPAAEVEHAQA
- a CDS encoding BMP family ABC transporter substrate-binding protein gives rise to the protein MTVMSKRNLLKWAALSSVAAAALVGCGKKEEPAAPAASPEPASAPAAAAAPEPLKAAWVYVGPVGDAGWTFAHDQGRKEVEAEFGDKVKTTFVEKVPEGADAERVIRDLATQGNKIIFATSFGYMEPMLKVASEFPDVKFEHATGYKTAPNMRIYDAKFFEDAYLAGIIAGTMSKTGTIGFVGSFPIPEVLRNINAYTLGAQSVNPKIKTKVVWVSTWFDPPKEGEAAQSLINGGADVLLQNTDSSAVLQTAEKNGKYAFGWDSDMSAFAPKAHLGSAVALWGGYYKKAIKEVMDGTWKTERTVWGVKEGQNDLIKIADVVPEDTRKKIDEIKVKMKAGDFEVFTGPVVDASGKERLAAGAKADQDWKDKIDFYVKGVEGKIPSGK
- a CDS encoding ABC transporter permease, coding for MLKLEARPQPSKVMSLGSPLIALALTVVLASLLFIALGKDPVRGLSIFFVEPLNGLRATAEVLLKATPLMLCALGLAVCYRANVWNIGAEGQFLLGAITGGGVALWLTSQGITGARGLYSPLVLLAGVVGGAAWAAVTAVLRDRFNASEILVSLMLVYVAQQFLNFLVFGPWKDPMGFNFPQTKTFDASTWLPQLLPGTRLHWGIVVALVMVAVFWVFLFRLYRGYQLQVGGLAPAAARYAGFSARKSLWTALLISGGMAGLAGAMEAAGPLRQLTPHVSTGYGFTAIIVCFVGRLHPVGIVLSSVLLSMMLIGGELGQSRLGLPNALTGVFQGSLLFLLLACDTLITYRVKWRSAPRAVAPTAAPAAAQLKEVQS
- a CDS encoding ABC transporter permease; the encoded protein is MNEIALLIAATLASGTPLAVAGLGLLLNEKAGVLNLGAEGMMLVAAIAGFATALATGSDVLAFAAGAGAGALMAAVFALLVIGLNTNQYATGLALSLFGGGFSAFVGVSFVGKKLEDRVPFEVPGLADIPFIGPAFFKQHWMVYVAIALVLAMSWFLYRSRAGLVLRAVGESPESAHALGYPVRLIRFGAVLAGGALCGVAGAFLSVVYAPLWVEGLVAGRGWIALALTTFATWRPARVLLGAYLFGGVTMLQFALQGAGVEVSSQLLSMLPYLATIVVLALISRNPLWIRINMPASLGKPFHPGA
- the ltrA gene encoding group II intron reverse transcriptase/maturase, whose translation is MAAAWKRIKANKGGAGVDGRTVQDTAVWLQGAWPAIRQSVLDGSYRPSAVRRVSIPKPGGGERELGIPTVVDRLIQQALLQVLQPLIDPCFSEHSHGFRPGRSAHGAVVEAKRYVQEGYDVVVDVDLEKFFDRVDHDIVMHRLSLHVADKRVLRLIRRYLQAPTMVAGVVSPRTQGTPQGGPLSPLLANVLLDEVDRELERRGHRFVRYADDCNVYVKSRKAGERVLQGLRKHYARLALKVNEAKTAVGEVWGRKFLGYCLWQDPTERGRRVDDGVRIGVARPVLAQLRQHLRGLTRRHSGCSLEHVAQGLREYLQGWKAYFRLAQTPRVFAAMDQWLRHRLRAIQFKQWKNVATVYREMRRLGATHPQAAAAAAHTGRWWRGSHHCLNNVLTIAYFDRLGVPRLA